Part of the Melopsittacus undulatus isolate bMelUnd1 chromosome 12, bMelUnd1.mat.Z, whole genome shotgun sequence genome, AACACTGAAATTGCATTGTCTGTACAGACTAATAAGGGTAAAATGTCCTATAACTAAGTAGGTTCTTCATGTGCTGACACACGGTCATTTCTGCAGTGGTTTGAATATGTTTCTTGCAAGCTGAGCTGCTTCATGAGTGCTGTTAAAATACAGCCATTAGGGCTGCATCAGTTGCTGTTTTAGTACTCACATAAAAATTACCCATATCCACGTTCATGAAATAAGAAGATTTTAAAGAAGCTGCATCAGGGACTACTGCACCACAGTATAACCTTTCATAGTTGTTTTCCTATCCTTGAAGCACTTCTGTGCATCAGTAGCTCTGTATATCCTGGAGGGAACAGGGAATGGGCTGTTCAAGGGAAGCTGAAAACACTCCAGTGCTGCATAATAATTAAAACACCCTCACAAAAATTAGCAGGGTTGGGGCTTTGTTTCcttgtctttgcttttgcaCCAAGATGCCACCTTCCTGATTGTCACTTCTCTTTACTACCTGCTGTGACATCAAAATTCTTGCCTCCTTAGTACTTAAACGTGTTTCTTAAGCACTGTTGTGAAGGTGATACCAGAAATGTCAGTGTTCAGTGCTGAAACTCCCTTGCTAACTCACAGCTGACATCATCCAGAGCAGcaattagcttttaaaatatatgtatgtttttgtTCTAGCAGGCAGCACTTTCTTAGTTATGTTGTTGATTATAAAAGTTCAGGAAACATAATTGCTTGTTATATAGAGCTTTAAAGTTAATGACAGGAACACGATTTCCGCTTGTCTTCCtagtgtttgtattttctgatcCTATGGTGGATGATCAGTTGGTGTTTCCTCGGGAATTCAGAGAGAAATATATCATGTCCAAGACTTTAGGAAGGTAAgtttcctgctttctgcagtATTAAGTGTTCATTTTGTTACTGGGTTTAGCACCTTGGGCTGGAATTACCGGTGTTcattgagctgctgctgcaaaaaaaaataaaaccagaatgcAACCACCTGAATAATCCTGTTCTTTAACAACTAGAGCAGGGTTTTAGCTTTATTCCCCATCATTGGCTTGTGTTTTGTAACCGCCCATTCACTGTGAAactgtttgtggttttttttttctctaaaagagAATAAAGTCTGGATTCTTAACAAGTTTTACCTTTATGTTGTAGATTGATTTAGTTATTGGaagtaaaaggaagaagtttatGTTAGAATACACACTGTTGAGGCCTTCAGACAGAATGGGAAAAGTGTTCTCAGGATAGTGGGGAAAGGCTCTTGAGCGGAGGCTGTTCTTTTACCTTTTGGAAAAAGATGGTCAGTGAAGAATTTGGAGAATGGTTAAGTGGAAACAAATCTGAGTGCAAAATACAAggatttctttctgtaatatAATTGctacttaaaataaatattgttatACCTATTCAGATTTGTGCAGTCCGGTGCTGAGAGAACTCTTCATGAGGTTCTCTTCTCTTAAATGCTTTTGTGTGATGGGAATGCCAACAGAGCCTGTCCTTGATATTCACTGGTACCCTTTGTGCAAACAGATTAGTTGCTCTACAGATCGACTGATGCATTTTTCAGTGGCCCTTGACATCACTTGCTGTTTAAACAGGCTTCCAGACTGTTGAATGCATTCTGAGAAAGTTTTGACAACATGCCGTTTCCAGAAAGTTAgaaagcagcagcctccagtTGTGTGTAATCTGATGCCTTCATGCCATTTATCTGTACTGGTTATGCAAATTCCTGTAAACTACTTGCAAACGTTAACCTAGCTGTGCTTTTCTTAGTGGTGCCTGTGGAGAAGTCAAACTGGCGTTTGAGAAGAGCACTTGTAACAAAGTTGCAGTGAAGATCATTAATAAACGGAAGTTTCTTGCGAGTGGGATCGAGGCAGTAagtggtttttggttttctgtctgtTGGCTGTCTTGCAGTGCTCATGGAATGCCTGTCAACCTCACTGCCTTCACAGCTCTTGTAAACTGAAGACCAGCTTCTTTCTGGATGTAATTTCAAGGTAGAATTCTGTAGAAAGTGCTTGCTTTTAGTCCTTGACCACATTTCATCATGTCCATAATTTGAGACTGTTTGTTCATGTGGTATATACAAAGGGTGGTGTGGGGAGTACTGTGGGGTTTATCTCCTACAAGGCATAAGATAGGTACATCATAACCAGCAAAGTCTGACCAGAAATCTACAAAATGCTAATTTTGCTGTATTCTCCATCATaatacttcttaaaaaaaagccttttgggaagggctttccACGTGTCTTGTAGCAGAAGCCTGAATTTGTAGGGGAAAAACATGCCAAGTAGCTTTACTCCAGCGTGAGAGAGAGAGATCCAAGCAACTTCGTATCTATTACTCAAATTTTATGTAAGTATATAGGAtaaactttgaagaaaaacagttaagAGGCAAAAGTGTATGGAAGGAGGAGTTGGGCAACTTGTGCTGCTGTGGACTTACTAAAGTTAATTCAAGTTGAATTAACCTTATCAATTTCTTTGATTGGAAAATGGCCTTCAGAGCACAGATACAATATACAGAATCCGTTCAAACTGACAAGTAGGAAACTACTCCTTGCATTGGAAAATATGTTTGTGAAGACAAAAGTTCTGAAGTAGAAAGAGAGGCATCTGAGGAAGTGGTGTCAGGAGGCTTCAGTGTAGCTGAGTTAGTCACTAGTGGCAGGTTTGAGAATTTGTCTTGAGATTAGTCTTCCATCCTATTACATTTACACATCATGGcacagaaaatgggaaaacaaattCAACTCTTTGGCACTGACCCAAAGTCTTTGTTGACAGGCAGGAAGATTGCAGTACTGATACTTTTGTATGCTGGAGAAATACAAGTTAGATAGTGTTTAATAGGGCAAGGTTATATACTTGAAAATCAGTGACAGCTTCTGCTATAGCCTGCACTTTCCCTAGTTCAGAGGAGAAGGTACAATTATTTGCAGATGAATATGTGACATCAGTATGATTGAAAATTGCAAAATGCAAATTTGAAACATTTGTAATTAAGATTAAGAAATGCTATTGTACAAACCAGATAGGACTGCATTGAAATGTATATGGATTTGATTGTGTGTGGTCAGAGATGATTTGGagtggaagagaaaagaaataaatgctggGCTGATTTAATGAGTTGAGCTTAAGCCACAGCTAAAAGAATCTGTTTATGTTATCTTGCTATGAGGGCTCAGAGAAAGTAGCATTTAATTTCAAGGTTAGCCCATATGGAAAACATCTTAGAGGGAGGAAAGTTGTTTAGAGGATAATACTGGTACATACTcagcaagattttttttggtGTAGTTTGGAAATCAGGTGAAGATTTCTAACCTGCAGTGAAATAATATGTCTGTAGCAATATATTGCTACAGACAGTAAAAGCAGACTGTTCATTTTATTCATTGAATGCACCTGATGGGTTCATGGAAAAAGGATGTGTGTTATGGTCACTTAAGGGACATGACACGatggtttttctctttttctgtcttatttCTGATGTGTCTTATTCCAGAACAGCACTCTTACCTGTGTGATATTTGATTCTTTTAATAGAATCCAGCTTTTAATATCAATACAGAAATtgaaattttgaagaaaattgaTCATGTGAGTGTTACTGTACAGTTTTACTCCTTTTTGCTGCCTACTCTGCTTCTGTAGTTCACTGACCTTAGGGTAGTAACTAAAGATCCATTTTATCTCTCTAGAAATATTTGAAAGCATGTGTTATAAATAAGTCTATTGAACACTTTTTCTTTAAGTACCTGCAGATTTGAGGGTTTTACACTTTGAATAACTAAAATGTAAATTTGAGAAGAAATTTCACACTTCAAACTGAACCACTGTTGTAGAAATCTGTCCTTGATGCCTGTTTTTGGAAATACTGCCAGATAACTACATAGAAAGATTAGATTCCACTGGGAGTTTTTTGAACTTGTattccctcttccttcttcatcctcccctgccccacaaaatgcattcattttacttttgttaGGTAGAAGGTTTCCATAGCTTAATGAACTTTCCCTTGCTTCCAGTGTGCTATTGCATGTAAAAACATACTGAGGATATGGTGACTCGCAACTGGAAAAAATGCTATTTGTTGAGCTGTAGTCACTGGAAGAGCTGGATGATTTTGTGTGTGGAGGTATGGGGGGAAGACAACAGACTTGAATAATAAGTGTTTGCCAAAGCCTCTGGCACAACTCAGTTGAATTGTTAGTTTAATGGGCTTGGTTGAAATCAGACTGAAATATGAGCTTTAGGATGATAAACTCTTGataatgtttgtttttacaaatgATTCTACTTTTCTGTGTGTGTCCATTTGTGTTCCCTTTTTATTAGCCTTGCTTAATCAAGATCAAAAACTTCTTTGAAGCAGAGGATTACTACATTGTGTTGGAACTGTAAGTAACTTGTTTGAAAGTAAATGCATAAAACATGGTATTTTTCATGGCCACACAGAAGAGAAATCATTCTGAACTctgggggtttggtttgggttttatttctgttttccaaaaccTCTACACAGTCAGGAACTTGAGTGACTGGGGAGTGatcctgctctgctgggcaggCACTTAGTGCCCTGGGTAGGTGCCCCCTTTGCTGCTCTTGTGGATTGCTGCTACTTTTTTTGATTTTGAGCTTGTAAGAAGAGGCTGATCAAATCCCTTGTAGCAATTCACAGTGAAGACTTAGGAAATCAGGCCTAATTCAGTAATGCACGTGCTGTGTTTAGGATGTTGCTTACTCCTTTTCATAAGTGTATGCTTCCTCTGTAGCTAAAGTAGCTGAATGTTTTGGTCTCAGTCTTGTCCAATGAGATTAATTTTTTGGACATAATACATTGACTTGTTACCTGCATTTGTTTTAGGATGGAAGGAGGAGAATTGTATGACAGACTGTCAAGGCCAGTCAAGATGAAAGAAGCTACCTGCAAGTTGTATTTTTATCAAATGCTGCTGGCTGTAAAGGTATATAATTATAAACTCTACCAAGAGAAATATGGTTCTGCATAAGATTGTCAGATGATTTTTTCTGTCGTTTGTCACTTCTGAAACCTGTGCAAGCTAATCAGCACAAAGCTCTTGACAAGTTGATATAAGAAGATTGTCTACCTCAGTGCAGCCAAAGAACATTCAAACGCTCTTACTTCTTAATAACAGGACTAAAATAATAATCCAGGCTGTGCTCATTGGTGGCAAGATTACCATGTGTGATTTCTAGTAGTGTGTGGGCAAAGAGCCATCTGTATAGTAGCCTTCAAAAAATGTAGTGATCAGATGTTTTACTGTGCTCTCCTGAGTAAATGTTTCAGTTCAACAGACAGCAGATTAAGACTACTTTAGTAGATCACAAATATTGGGCCTTTAGATAAATTCATGAAATGGTAAGTATATTTTGTTAGTAACTTCTGCAAGATTGTTGTCTGCGTTAGACTTAACTGTCTGAACCTGAATATGCTTTCAGATcaattctttccctttttcattttgaCTCAATTTTAGTATCTTGCGACTGCAGAGAGAGAGCaatgaaaaatcagaaagctTACACTTGAAAAATGTCAATGGTCTATTCTTTTTTGATCTGCATCTATCTAGTATCTTCATGACAATGGAATTATACACAGGGATCTGAAGCCAGAGAATGTGCTGCTTTCATCCTCTGAAGAGACATGTCTGATAAAGGTAAGGAAACTTAGATTCTTGTCCATTCAGAAATTTGGGAATGTTCCTTCCCAGTCTTCTAAATATTTAGCTAAGCATAGCAAAAAAATGTTATGCAATTAGTCATACAAACTGTTGACACATTGAGGGgtttttcatcattttaattCTGTGGTTATTTCAATGCCTACACGTACGTGACCaactgaaaaatgtgctttttatagCACTAAATTGAGCACATAACTTCAAATGGAGTTTTGGGGGgtagggttgggttttttcatggTAAACTAATTATGTCTTCAAGTAACCTCTTCTAATAATCTATATCTCCTTTATTAGTGTTGTCCATTTACATCCAAACCTGAGAGTACTTTTTTGCTAGTGTAAAGTGTGATCATCTCTTATACTTCTCCCTACTCCCCCTTTCccattctctgttttgtttacTGAATATTTAATAAAGTTTGGGGTCAGTTTTGTTCATAGTCATGTACTGGAACTGACTTGGAAGGAAGAAACTCAATGGTATCTCCTGATGTATGTTGACAGTATGATATGCTCTAGTACAGTCAATCCTAATGTGTAATGTGGTGTCaccatttttaaatgcaagatTACAGATTTTGGACAATCCAAGATTCTTGGAGAAACTTCTCTTATGAAAACTTTATGTGGTACTCCCACGTATCTTGCTCCTGAGGTTCTAAATTCACTTGGGACTGCTGGATACAGCCGAGCTGTGGACTGCTGGAGTTTAGGAGTTATTCTTTTTGTATGGTAAGATATTGTGTAGATGCTACCTTCATTGGGCAGTCATTGATACGGCTCAAGACTTGGCAACTTCAGTATCTCTATTAGGAagtgaaaatgtgtttaaaactATATACATGTAAAAAAATGCCATGTTAGCAGATGCTTTAAAATGTGCAATTTTAGTGTTTCACTTGCTGTGACAAAATCTGTGTtaacttctttccttttctatagCTTGTGTGGCTACCCACCATTCAATGAACAGAATACTCAACTGTCTCTGAGAGATCAAATCACTCGTGGAGAATACACGTTCATTTCAAAAGAATGGAAGCATGTGTCACACCTGGGTATGGCTCCCTCGCTGTGGGCAGCAGAGTATCTAGCTCTTTTCTTgtagtttttgttttcctttaacttcctttctctgtgctcTATGGCATGTTGCATGGTGATATCTTTAGTTTTTAAAGTGGtctcttaaaaatgttttgggtttttttttaagttcaaagTTGAAGCATTGGAAAGAGCAGGCACATTTTCATTGAAGAGATTCTTagtaatattttgctttattaactACAGAAGTATTGAGTTTGTGGACACTTgtgtctgttttttctctttttgctttttcttctgaattttatCAGCCTTTTCTGAGAACTTTGCCTTGCTCAAAGATTCTTCAGATGTTGAACTAAAAATGACACGAATTCAAGACATATGAGTTGGAATGCCAAGATTAGAAGTATTAAGAGTAATTTAATGGTGCTTGCCTTTAGCAGTGCTTAAAATATCAGCCATGTTTGTGGAATCGGCTATTGAGTTGGGCCTCTCTAAGCTAAATAGTCTGCAGAACTacttgtgtgtttgtgtagcAAACCAAAATGGGAGTTATGGTCTGCATGCTGTTCTTGAGGACATTTTATATGCACAATATAATTGTATTTGCCTTGGATACTCCTTTGTATGTGCAGAGGAGTTTCTAATAAATCATTTGATCATTCTTTTTCTAATAAGCTTACCAAATATAACTCCTTCCTGAATGATTTGAAGCTTATTCAATGTTAAGTCAGACACATATGAGAATGGAAATTATGTTATGGTCATACATAGTCCTAATGGTATGTACAACAGAATAATCAGATACCAGGAAAGTTAAATCTTGCCAAAATTCCTATATGGAAGATTTGGAGTCATAAGGTACAACATATGTGCCATATTTTTCACAGTGCCTATTAAGCAGTTTCCTAAGAGAACAGTGATTATGTGACAATGTTGAGCACATGTATATGTCTTGTCTCTTCCATCTTCCCAGACAATCTTCTTTCCAAGACACCAGAAAACTAAACTAAGCTGTCTTTTCTTGTCCACAGTAATACTGAAGCTTTTAGGAAAGTGCTGAACTTCCTTTGCATGCTCAGAGCATAGATTGTGGACATGCTCAGTATGTCTGCTGGTAATTTTGGTGCATTGAAAAGTGTTGAATCACATGCATATGGAGGAAGAATGGTTGATACTGGCAGCCCTCCCtatgcataataaaaataaggGATCTGCCAGCCAGTATTTTTGGGCATTGTTCTGTACTGTTAGAAGACACTTTGTTGCACATAGGTTTGATGTATGCCTATTGCAGAATTCATTTTCAGGTAATGAATCCATTGATCTTACGTCAACTAACTCTTTTTATTACCTTAGCTCTGGATCTTGTGAAGAAGCTGTTAGTAGTGGATCCAAGCAAGCGTCTTACAACTGAAGAAGCCTT contains:
- the CHEK2 gene encoding serine/threonine-protein kinase Chk2 isoform X1 translates to MSRESGSEAQPPPGAPQSQSGASSSSGASQGTSQSSSSSGTVSSLDTVPTQDLPSIPEDQESEELIPQPWGRLFALGKGFCNWDCVNDEYWFGRDKSCDYSFSKLGLSETGFYQNYSKKHFRIFREMGPRNSYVAYIEDHSANGTFVNRELIGKGKRLPLTHNTEIALSVQTNKVFVFSDPMVDDQLVFPREFREKYIMSKTLGSGACGEVKLAFEKSTCNKVAVKIINKRKFLASGIEANPAFNINTEIEILKKIDHPCLIKIKNFFEAEDYYIVLELMEGGELYDRLSRPVKMKEATCKLYFYQMLLAVKYLHDNGIIHRDLKPENVLLSSSEETCLIKITDFGQSKILGETSLMKTLCGTPTYLAPEVLNSLGTAGYSRAVDCWSLGVILFVCLCGYPPFNEQNTQLSLRDQITRGEYTFISKEWKHVSHLALDLVKKLLVVDPSKRLTTEEALEHPWLQDEDMKSTFQQLLAQTCATMNPPQTSKMPIAPRKRLHENEEESVSSKHAVPSTSLQKMR
- the CHEK2 gene encoding serine/threonine-protein kinase Chk2 isoform X2, giving the protein MSRESGSEAQPPPGAPQSQSGASSSSGASQGTSQSSSSSGTVSSLDTVPTQDLPSIPEDQESEELIPQPWGRLFALGKGFCNWDCVNDEYWFGRDKSCDYSFSKLGLSETGFYQNYSKKHFRIFREMGPRNSYVAYIEDHSANGTFVNRELIGKGKRLPLTHNTEIALSVQTNKVFVFSDPMVDDQLVFPREFREKYIMSKTLGSGACGEVKLAFEKSTCNKVAVKIINKRKFLASGIEANPAFNINTEIEILKKIDHPCLIKIKNFFEAEDYYIVLELMEGGELYDRLSRPVKMKEATCKLYFYQMLLAVKYLHDNGIIHRDLKPENVLLSSSEETCLIKITDFGQSKILGETSLMKTLCGTPTYLAPEVLNSLGTAGYSRAVDCWSLGVILFVCLCGYPPFNEQNTQLSLRDQITRGEYTFISKEWKHVSHLALDLVKKLLVVDPSKRLTTEEALEHPWLQHCSSCDPICPLCTG